A DNA window from Verrucomicrobiia bacterium contains the following coding sequences:
- the gmk gene encoding guanylate kinase, with amino-acid sequence MPERTVAPLLLLLSAPSGAGKTTVGQRLLETQPNLDRAVTCTTRPARPGERDGVDYYFLDRPAFDQRLAEDAFLEHAEVYGNRYGTLRSEVVRRLEAGRDVLLTVDVQGAEAVRRVAASGDPVLGPALVSAFLMPPSWDELQRRLTGRNQDAPGVIERRLAAARDEVDRWPTFDYVIVSAGKDEDLAAMEHILAAERLRARRTRRLVIDGSLTTLRP; translated from the coding sequence ATGCCCGAACGGACTGTCGCCCCGCTCCTCCTCCTCCTCTCCGCCCCCTCCGGCGCCGGAAAAACCACCGTGGGCCAGCGCCTCCTCGAAACCCAGCCCAACCTCGATCGCGCCGTCACCTGCACCACCCGGCCCGCACGCCCCGGAGAACGCGATGGCGTCGATTATTATTTCCTCGACCGGCCCGCCTTCGACCAGCGCCTCGCCGAAGACGCCTTCCTCGAACATGCCGAGGTCTATGGCAACCGCTACGGCACCCTCCGCTCGGAAGTCGTCCGCCGCCTCGAGGCCGGCCGCGATGTCCTCCTGACCGTCGATGTCCAGGGCGCCGAAGCCGTCCGCCGCGTCGCCGCCAGCGGCGATCCCGTCCTCGGCCCCGCCCTCGTCTCGGCCTTCCTCATGCCGCCTTCCTGGGACGAACTCCAACGACGCCTCACCGGACGCAATCAGGACGCGCCCGGCGTCATCGAACGTCGCCTCGCCGCGGCCCGCGACGAAGTGGACCGCTGGCCGACTTTTGACTACGTCATCGTCAGCGCCGGCAAGGACGAGGATCTCGCCGCCATGGAGCACATCCTCGCAGCGGAGCGGCTCCGTGCCCGACGGACCCGGCGCCTGGTCATCGATGGAAGCCTCACAACCCTCCGCCCGTGA
- a CDS encoding YicC family protein, with translation MRSMTGYGCGQSAHDGCQVTVELSSVNRKQGEIAINLPRDLDVLEARMRDEIHRHLSRGRVSVRVTLHAGDARRADRVRINRTLAGAYAREFSDLARELGIQDRPSLEVILRAPGVMEPDEEPEDAEAFWPSVSAALAAALEQFVRLRDQEGAHLAGDLAQRLTILKTAVQAIRQRAPQVAQHYRSQLHERIAAAGLPLGPEDQERLLKEVALFADRSDITEELTRLESHFVQFAAALSQAEPVGRLLDFLVQEMNREVNTIGAKANDAPIAHEVVRLKTELERIREQAQNIE, from the coding sequence ATGAGGTCGATGACCGGATACGGCTGTGGACAGAGCGCCCACGATGGGTGCCAGGTGACCGTCGAGCTGAGCTCGGTGAACCGGAAGCAGGGGGAGATTGCCATCAACCTGCCCAGGGATCTGGACGTGCTCGAAGCCCGTATGCGCGACGAAATCCACCGGCACCTCTCCCGCGGCCGCGTCAGCGTGCGGGTGACGCTTCACGCGGGGGATGCCCGTCGGGCCGATCGGGTGCGGATCAACCGGACGCTGGCCGGCGCCTACGCCCGCGAGTTCTCGGATCTGGCCCGCGAACTCGGAATCCAGGATCGCCCCTCCCTGGAAGTCATCCTCCGCGCCCCCGGGGTCATGGAACCCGACGAGGAGCCTGAAGACGCCGAGGCGTTCTGGCCCTCGGTGTCCGCCGCGCTGGCCGCCGCCCTGGAACAGTTCGTCCGCCTGCGAGATCAGGAGGGCGCCCACCTTGCCGGCGATCTGGCCCAGCGGCTGACGATCCTCAAAACCGCCGTCCAAGCCATCCGCCAGCGGGCCCCGCAGGTCGCCCAGCATTACCGCAGCCAGTTGCACGAGCGGATCGCCGCAGCCGGCCTGCCCCTTGGCCCGGAAGACCAGGAACGCCTCCTCAAGGAGGTCGCCCTGTTCGCCGATCGCTCCGACATCACCGAGGAGCTCACCCGCCTCGAAAGCCATTTCGTGCAGTTCGCCGCCGCCCTTTCCCAGGCCGAACCGGTCGGACGCCTGCTCGATTTCCTCGTCCAGGAAATGAATCGCGAGGTCAACACCATCGGCGCCAAGGCCAACGACGCCCCCATCGCCCACGAGGTGGTCCGCCTCAAGACCGAACTCGAACGCATCCGCGAACAGGCCCAGAACATCGAATAA
- a CDS encoding VCBS repeat-containing protein codes for MIFPLVAAPPVAVRIARATVACVCLAGLLLTGCGRSQRSIEDEFQRLSRQGQAFYESGEPDRAVEVFRQAAALQPVHPDARQNLANALLRANDPAAAAAEARELIRLNQSLGAAHYLLGAALLRQGLAEAALTELQTAKDYDHTVNAVSYLLGRAYQELGQFEEAAELFEEVIQFEADHPSAHYNLSQVLTRLDRADEAARALDSHRTLLAQRAGATIDQSTVEACEYTQIRAPFRLDQPDGRGVAVTFVDVTAEFLGDDAARFAAPLAVLDINHRGTNDLFVRDGDAQFRLLRNVGSRFEPEAGAVTVTAGARYSRVLVGDLNRDRYEDIVILGDGGLHALRLATNGTMTDVTAFSNLRDLPAVDGLLTDLDFTGNLDLVLVTPGSRSLQVWRNLGNMYFTNATAASGFPTDATDVTALIADDWNGDEMNDYFLVRAGAPPTLVAQQRGGPLAPAPQPPEWPAASVLAVGDLNNDLRNDLVMAEGDRLTILFNGFTDPLILPLGGARVRSLLLVDYDNDGWLDVMAATDVGLKAWRNLGQAGFRETTSALGLARGVDRPVAALVAADFDNDGDTDLVLALEGGGLRVLRNQGGNANRQLKLRLLGTRSNPSGLGIRIELTSGNWRALRTVHQLPIEIGVGRHEKIDTLNVRWFDTLSTDVDTPVIAGEQLALIELIRPTGSCPYLYRWDGTRFAFVTDLLGAAPLGLPVAPGRLIEANPEELVRVGDDSNFRPLDGSYVLQITEELREVLYLDTAQLWVVDHPADTEVHPRDKLVPGRPFPPSEPVLLHRPVPLRQAHDLDGVDVTEALVVEDGHMVSPRQLRPPQQRGYAEPHGVVLDFGPLEVARPLTLVLNGWLRFGGGMANIAASRDPEIPFPFPRLEVEHGTAWEPVDVVVGAPCGKTKTILVELDGLLPPGARRLRLTTAFEIHWDRIALLERVRSEEPGMPWTLTRLAPDRTDLHWRGYSEFEDRPWTQPLTPDYARVRSWPDWRITPSGWCTRYGAVDELLAGRDGGLVILNGGDELTLSFAADRLPAPSPGSRRTYFLWTVGWDKDADFHVVAGDRIEPLPWEGMDDQQYGQETRPPHPGDVLNARYNTRWVGPMARTRLAAPSRP; via the coding sequence ATGATCTTCCCGCTGGTTGCCGCGCCACCCGTGGCGGTTCGAATCGCCCGCGCGACCGTGGCGTGTGTCTGCCTCGCCGGGCTGTTGCTGACCGGCTGCGGCCGTTCCCAACGGTCCATCGAGGATGAGTTCCAGCGCTTGTCGCGGCAGGGACAGGCGTTCTACGAATCCGGCGAACCGGACCGGGCGGTCGAGGTGTTCCGGCAGGCGGCCGCCCTGCAACCGGTCCATCCCGACGCCCGCCAGAACCTCGCCAACGCCCTGCTCCGCGCCAACGATCCGGCCGCCGCCGCCGCTGAAGCTCGGGAACTGATCCGCCTCAACCAGAGTCTGGGGGCAGCCCATTACCTGCTGGGCGCCGCCCTCCTGCGCCAGGGACTGGCGGAGGCGGCCCTGACCGAACTGCAGACGGCCAAGGATTACGACCACACCGTCAACGCCGTAAGCTACCTCCTGGGGCGCGCCTACCAGGAGCTGGGGCAGTTCGAGGAGGCGGCGGAGTTGTTTGAGGAGGTGATCCAATTCGAGGCGGACCACCCCTCGGCCCACTACAATCTCAGCCAGGTCCTGACCCGGCTGGACCGTGCCGACGAGGCCGCCCGGGCGCTCGATAGCCACCGCACCCTCCTTGCCCAGCGCGCCGGCGCCACCATCGACCAGTCCACGGTCGAGGCGTGCGAGTACACGCAGATCCGCGCCCCGTTCCGGCTCGACCAGCCCGACGGCCGGGGGGTGGCGGTCACCTTCGTCGATGTCACCGCGGAATTCCTCGGTGACGACGCCGCGCGGTTCGCCGCCCCGCTGGCCGTCCTCGACATCAACCACCGCGGCACCAACGACCTGTTCGTGCGCGACGGCGACGCGCAGTTCCGGCTGCTCCGGAATGTCGGGTCCCGTTTCGAACCCGAGGCCGGCGCGGTGACCGTCACGGCGGGGGCGCGGTACTCGCGGGTCCTGGTGGGCGATCTCAACCGGGACCGTTACGAGGACATTGTCATTCTGGGCGATGGCGGACTGCACGCGCTGCGGCTGGCCACCAACGGGACCATGACTGACGTCACCGCGTTCTCGAACCTGCGCGATCTGCCGGCGGTGGACGGACTGCTCACGGACCTGGACTTCACGGGCAACCTCGATCTGGTGCTGGTCACACCCGGTTCCCGATCCCTCCAGGTCTGGCGCAACCTCGGCAACATGTACTTCACCAACGCCACGGCAGCCTCCGGGTTTCCGACGGACGCCACGGATGTCACCGCGCTGATCGCCGACGACTGGAACGGCGACGAAATGAACGACTACTTCCTGGTCCGCGCCGGGGCGCCCCCGACGCTGGTGGCCCAGCAACGGGGCGGTCCGCTCGCCCCGGCGCCCCAACCACCGGAATGGCCTGCGGCCTCGGTCCTTGCCGTGGGCGACCTCAACAACGATCTCCGCAACGATCTGGTGATGGCCGAGGGCGACCGCCTCACCATCCTGTTCAACGGGTTCACCGACCCGTTGATCCTGCCGCTCGGCGGGGCGCGCGTCCGGTCGCTGCTGCTGGTGGATTACGACAACGACGGATGGCTCGACGTGATGGCGGCGACCGACGTCGGGCTGAAGGCCTGGCGCAACCTGGGCCAGGCCGGATTCCGCGAGACCACCTCGGCCCTGGGACTGGCGCGGGGGGTTGACCGGCCCGTTGCGGCCCTGGTGGCCGCCGATTTCGACAACGATGGCGACACCGACCTGGTCCTGGCCCTCGAAGGGGGTGGCCTGCGGGTGCTCCGGAACCAGGGCGGCAACGCCAACCGGCAGCTCAAACTGCGCCTCCTGGGAACCCGATCGAACCCGAGCGGGCTGGGCATCCGCATCGAACTCACCTCCGGGAACTGGCGCGCCCTGCGGACCGTTCACCAGTTGCCGATCGAAATCGGCGTCGGGCGCCATGAGAAGATCGACACCCTCAATGTCCGCTGGTTCGACACGCTCAGCACCGACGTGGATACGCCGGTGATCGCCGGCGAACAGCTCGCCCTTATCGAACTCATCCGGCCCACGGGTTCCTGTCCGTATCTGTACCGGTGGGACGGCACCCGGTTCGCCTTTGTCACCGACCTCCTGGGCGCCGCGCCGCTGGGGTTGCCGGTCGCCCCGGGACGCCTGATCGAGGCCAATCCCGAGGAACTGGTCCGGGTGGGCGACGATTCAAACTTCCGCCCCCTGGACGGATCGTACGTGCTGCAGATCACCGAGGAACTGCGCGAAGTCCTGTACCTCGATACCGCGCAGTTGTGGGTGGTCGATCATCCCGCGGACACCGAGGTCCATCCCCGCGACAAGCTCGTTCCCGGGCGCCCGTTCCCGCCGTCCGAACCGGTCCTGCTCCACCGCCCCGTACCGCTGCGGCAGGCCCACGACCTTGATGGGGTGGACGTGACGGAAGCGCTGGTGGTCGAGGATGGGCACATGGTTTCGCCCCGGCAATTGCGGCCCCCGCAGCAGCGCGGGTACGCCGAACCCCACGGTGTCGTGCTGGACTTCGGCCCGCTGGAGGTCGCCCGTCCGTTGACGCTGGTTCTCAACGGCTGGCTGCGGTTTGGCGGTGGCATGGCCAACATCGCCGCCTCCCGCGATCCGGAGATCCCCTTCCCCTTCCCCCGGCTCGAGGTGGAACACGGCACGGCCTGGGAACCCGTCGACGTCGTGGTGGGCGCCCCGTGCGGCAAGACCAAGACCATCCTTGTCGAACTCGATGGACTTCTGCCGCCCGGCGCCCGCCGGCTGCGCCTGACCACCGCCTTCGAGATCCACTGGGATCGCATCGCCCTCCTCGAAAGGGTCCGCTCGGAGGAACCCGGCATGCCTTGGACCCTCACCCGCCTGGCGCCCGATCGCACCGATCTGCATTGGCGGGGGTATTCCGAATTCGAGGATCGCCCGTGGACCCAACCGCTCACCCCGGACTACGCCCGGGTTCGGTCCTGGCCGGACTGGCGGATCACGCCCAGCGGCTGGTGCACCCGCTACGGAGCGGTGGACGAACTGCTGGCCGGGCGCGATGGAGGGCTGGTGATCCTCAACGGCGGGGATGAACTCACCCTTTCATTCGCCGCCGACCGCCTGCCGGCCCCATCCCCGGGAAGCCGGCGAACCTACTTTCTCTGGACGGTCGGCTGGGACAAGGACGCGGACTTCCATGTGGTGGCCGGCGATCGCATCGAGCCGTTGCCGTGGGAAGGCATGGACGACCAGCAGTACGGCCAGGAAACGCGCCCCCCCCACCCCGGCGACGTCCTCAATGCGCGCTACAACACCCGGTGGGTCGGCCCCATGGCCCGCACCCGGCTGGCCGCACCCTCGCGGCCCTGA
- a CDS encoding DUF4114 domain-containing protein, translating into MKTLVKSVAVFLGLGLVPALANTVTHFGDGVGSDVPNLLNQVGIGAGNAASETTANSFIVPGAAGTDTTLTFTFMRDTGAFLFDFGMYPIGSVVADPVSQKQLYAEQAIGAGVSIFNDAVDNPGATRTVVVPGGTELGFFIVPDNSVGAFLANPSLFYPSQTVISSLRAPLFSVSDANPGELDQMLSFVANGVTLFTFEDLTRTGLSDEDFTDIAFTIDAELRPVIPPPPTGVPDGGSVLALLAAGLMGVGLIRRSRAS; encoded by the coding sequence ATGAAAACCCTCGTAAAGTCTGTCGCAGTCTTCCTCGGCCTGGGTCTTGTGCCCGCACTTGCCAACACCGTCACCCACTTCGGCGATGGCGTCGGCTCCGACGTCCCCAACCTCCTGAATCAGGTCGGGATCGGCGCGGGCAATGCGGCCTCCGAGACCACGGCCAATTCGTTCATCGTTCCGGGTGCGGCGGGGACGGACACGACGTTGACCTTCACATTCATGCGCGACACCGGGGCGTTTCTGTTCGACTTCGGGATGTATCCCATCGGGTCGGTGGTGGCGGATCCGGTCAGCCAGAAGCAACTCTACGCGGAGCAGGCCATCGGAGCCGGGGTGTCGATCTTCAATGACGCCGTGGACAACCCGGGTGCCACGCGGACGGTGGTGGTGCCGGGTGGCACCGAGTTGGGCTTCTTCATTGTGCCCGACAACTCCGTGGGGGCGTTTCTCGCCAACCCAAGCCTGTTTTACCCCTCGCAAACCGTCATCAGCAGCCTGCGCGCACCCCTGTTCTCCGTGTCCGACGCCAATCCGGGGGAACTCGACCAGATGCTCTCCTTCGTCGCGAACGGGGTCACTCTGTTCACCTTCGAAGATCTCACCCGCACCGGGTTGTCGGACGAGGACTTTACGGACATCGCGTTCACCATCGATGCCGAACTGCGACCGGTGATTCCGCCGCCCCCGACCGGCGTTCCCGACGGCGGATCGGTTCTTGCCCTGCTGGCGGCCGGGTTGATGGGCGTGGGGCTCATCCGTCGTTCCCGCGCGTCCTGA
- a CDS encoding helix-turn-helix transcriptional regulator — MPHPPFAPLLLTANRRRQAVALSPAEDQLARRLGEDVTLSELAQRLGKRPETLRSQLKALYRKLRVNSRHAAVDLLHRIGWFTQTGD; from the coding sequence ATGCCCCATCCTCCTTTCGCGCCGCTGCTCCTCACCGCGAACCGACGTCGCCAAGCCGTGGCGCTCTCTCCGGCGGAGGACCAACTGGCCCGCCGCCTGGGCGAGGATGTCACCCTGTCCGAACTCGCCCAACGGCTTGGAAAGCGTCCAGAGACCCTCCGCAGCCAGCTCAAGGCCCTTTATCGCAAGCTTCGCGTGAACAGCCGCCACGCCGCTGTGGACCTCCTCCATCGCATCGGCTGGTTCACCCAAACGGGGGATTGA